Proteins encoded in a region of the Raphanus sativus cultivar WK10039 chromosome 8, ASM80110v3, whole genome shotgun sequence genome:
- the LOC130498839 gene encoding S-protein homolog 2-like, producing the protein MVIPKRYPSLLTLIILIATDLSHADTINNIHVANGRSDSLSSTKDEFSPMEKVTVEIINDIGGTVTLPYHCKSKDDDLGDRSLQPGGSWSFSFKPQIFGRSLFFCSFALPNGMYYFDIYRYHRESNGDDWCQQCMWKIRQTGPCRFNRRTKQFDICFPWNKNKSLY; encoded by the coding sequence ATGGTTATTCCAAAACGCTACCCATCACTATTAACATTGATTATCCTCATAGCTACAGATCTATCACACGCCGACACAATAAACAACATTCATGTTGCAAACGGTCGATCAGATTCATTATCATCAACAAAAGATGAGTTTAGTCCTATGGAAAAAGTTACTGTAGAAATCATCAACGATATTGGTGGTACGGTAACATTGCCTTATCATTGTAAATCAAAGGACGATGATTTGGGTGACAGAAGTTTGCAACCGGGTGGGTCGTGGTCGTTTAGTTTTAAGCCTCAAATATTCGGAAGGTCATTGTTTTTCTGTTCTTTTGCGTTGCCAAACGGAATGtattattttgacatatatagaTACCACCGAGAGAGTAACGGCGATGACTGGTGCCAACAGTGCATGTGGAAGATCAGACAAACCGGACCTTGTAGGTTTAACCGTAGAACTAAGCagtttgatatttgttttccaTGGAATAAAAATAAGTCCTTATATTGA